gagcacttccctgtgaggcgccgttgggatcggccggggacactccgatgccaaagtcagtaatatttctgagaataaactgtaagcacaaaagtagagaatcagtaagtgtacctttgatcctaggaagctggggtatttatataggtttcagtaaccttcagcattaatggggaagcaggtgaagagttgtgccattactcatctttgattgctatcaattctccattaatcccagcatttatcattaaaaccctcagagttgaggtattcgaacagtcaagtctttattcccctttaatgactattaattgccatttaattgtatttattcccattcatggatggtaataaaggcgccttttggtattcttggatccgtcaaggcgtatgtacgctctccttgagaacaatggcgggtctccattactacgctctccttgagaacaatggcgggtctccattactcgctctcatcgggcgtatctcgttatggcgtatctcgccatggtccacgtggtgtggcataatgctagaaactccttccttttcctcattatttgcatattcacccctgcattaattatcattaattccacattaatcatgcataaatatctcttttagaagaaataatggtttgtcattatctctattaattttcccttattccttattcaagaataatttgggttgttatcagaagcccccctaatggtataaaaagctctttagggctgtctaaatggtgttttatttttctatcttggaggaaagtggacccgccctagatgggggatcatatatggaaatgatgcgccttttggggcttccttatgcgggatcttatgaacaagatccgccctatgtgggatcatatatggatatgatgcacttttaggggcttttgcttccttgtggataggtggccaatcgtatccattgttatcctctaggggcttcttgagagttatatttcctttagaaagggaataacccgccctttatgggaccatttgttcctatgaCAGAGGATTATggttcgccttagggacttcttttgttcagttctgccatattgaggagaatgacccgcacttagggatcagtaagaatgatcagccatttagggacttttgtgcattttgtggaggcgagactttgttatttctatgatgaagatgatgattcattactttgatgaaaacgagacttcattgtttggataaagacgaggcttcatgaattggatgaagacgaggcttcatgaattggatgaagacgatgcttcatgaatttgatgaagacgaggcttcattgcttggagatgaagacgaggcttcattattttgatgatgaagacgaggcttcattatttggagatgaagacgagacttcattatttggagatgaagacgaggcttcattagttggatgaaccctttgctttccagaactatttttactaatgcattatatcttttagcaagtaattttctagaatctggtttaggatttctctgattgtttggggtaggtggccagccgtaccccaatgtgtgaacgtttgtgaaggtttagaagcttttattcctggtgaggaagttaagctgccttaggcgatcgatttgctttctatctttgaggtgaatcgatccgccgccaggtcttgagactcttctttgggaagagtatttgagagtgtaaagttctcacgtctgagaaatgttttaactctgtctctgacggcaatcaattgtttcctatctttgaggtagatcgatccgccgcttagattattgtccgattgtttgtaaaacttaagtacaattgttttaatccttatggtcgccatttacttttacgtttgcgtaagtaaatatataagtttgtaggatttaatatggagtaggtggccagccatactccgttgtgcgaacctttgtgaaggtttgaagctgttctattccttctagaggaagtaaagctgtctaggggatcaacttgctacctatctttgaggtgaagcgatccgcccgtaggacttgtgaacccttctttgggaagggagtgagagagtgtaaagtccttgcgtccaaggaatgttttaactctttctcgaatggtgatcatctaaagatggatccgcccatgagagtgttctcctatctttgacgagaaagttgagggtgtaatgatctcatgtttgagacgattttaactcgcttttgatggtggtcaatccttttcctgtctttgaggagagagttgagctcatttgaaagctcctgagggtctgtgcttcttatctttatggaaaggggatccgcccgtgatgggatcaattgtcctatctttgaggtaattgatccacctgtggaacttttcattcgccagccactgggcgtatatcagcactaaaagctaggcaaatgaatataagaagtatggcgagaaagaataaattataaaatataggatactataacagtttaatgcacatataagaatatgtaaaaatactgatttttaggcccatggttccgtcttttctgagcaactagaaccgcatcctcaatgatgtttaacttatgagtaatcacatctgggcttactcctgtggggatctcattctcctatgtaaatacgctttcagactcaatgagaacttttttaacatcctctttgatctcaagttttaatcctttggcgatccgcacccgctttccatcagcaataaggagcgtttctgtgtcgcccaaagctgtagtgacaagttaatatttctcaccttcgtcctctttggattgtgggcggattgattgtgacgccgagtataagtctctttagccaccttttggttcccgctaatcattactcctcctttgctggtgggaatgtacattgtcagacgacggatggaaattagggctgcaacctctggcccttggtctggatagtgtgacccgtcactccaatgatgtcaacaatggttgtttctatttggatcggatcaacctttagtttggcgaatgcacctttggtgatgacattgcgagaactgcccgtgtctttactcgctttattttatctcccatccttgaatctccattgttactaccaatgcatctgcatgtggagagattactggacctgtttctgcaaaaggagcaatggagggatgttttatccagagcggatatttttgctttttccacgggtggctgatacactggtccatctgctatgacattaatgacacttttgaatttatttttgggatctgtcttctgcttgtcatcttgttatttgttattctagacaaagctatctagtttgccagctcccagtaagcttcagtgtggtggccaacctgtagtacgctttggcgtttcttccaacggttacatgctcccctcctttgggttcgggatatgtaatgtcccgcttatattgattcttttcttttatattgtggcaagttggaagctttaatcgTTTTTTCCGCCTCGTACCCCGTGATCCGCGCTGCGAATGGCGAATTCCTAttaactggatggcgtatctttctgaattgttctcttgtctatctaCAGCGGCATgtactcgcctttcaatctcatcatctatgtgttcaatgttgaatcatgatggtgaagccggctcttgatcttgatctcgatcatattgaggttatgcttggagctatggtttaacgcggatggatgttgtcacaaccgtgggagccattttatctagcttcgaatattttatctccgcatccttcaacattttgctaacataatagatggagaactgctgaccttcttctttttgaataaccacggtgcacatagctttatccatgacagattgatacaaatgcaggtctccccttcagattggtctgctcatcaagggtggttctgctaggaattgttttataccttgatatgcttgttgacaatctttctagtatgatgatccgcacgttcaacctctggatctttctcacccatagtggggctttcatttaggcgctcttttcacctttttcctcgcatggcttttatttaggcgctcttttcaccttttttgctaatgacatagtcaatgaatttttctgaagtgactctgcatatacacttctttggattgagctttatttttcatatcagtgtttgcactggttgtagtattagcaactcccttgtacctgtgggttagcactgaaagaactccagaagtggggcatactctgtccattattaaaagattgtggtaagtcataaaagctatattcacttaccttggggatcaatggcttgatccatggaacatacttcatagcaaaagaatgtttgcatttgccttgttggcaaatatcatgtatgatgcaattctctttatggaattgttaattcatcttggaatcaacttaataattccttcgcgttggtccctgactctagaatgaacttagtcaaaagataaaaccgagtaaatattatatgtcaaacaaattcataatagaattttaatcgtgcttgttttaataataatatcacgtataacggtcataaccataaagattgctactgcacatgaatatcataatgaattcttaataaataaccataatgagaatggtttaagaataatgtccttttgtatttcaatgcacattaatatccaagatagcatatttattttaaacgtcataaaagttatgacattctatattgggtaagatatcttacatagttgctatttacttgcaattaatattgtgcatccatacattaatggcattcagagatcattaaagcctgatttgaatgaggtgtaattaaagaaaggtaagtgatgatttaataatatagttatatataaaattactcttatatcatttcatttgtacgaataaaataaaagagaaagggtaattttggaagaaaaatacatgtaccatgattctcctccaatttggagtgtaaggaaaattactcaaaatccactctcacctaccttcacatacaatcctccaatctttaaggaattctcatgtatatcctaagaattttgcataaattaatgttctgatccgaaaccgacacttgcactattttgtagttagctcaggacatgaaagttttgtttatccaatttggtaattcatcggcccataatggccttaatagttagggacaattacaagataattacaaatagactcaatattttcaagtctcttgtgttggtaacagaaattctaacaatgtcaaataaacattttttatatgaatagacacatccttgtaaaaaagggaatgaaataactgtttgacaaaacaatattcaaaaatatgaatttttgatattaaaagtactatataggagaaaagccatatatagatggtgaattgtacaaggaaaaaccaaatatgatctttttataatttcttctaatagttatatgcatgttcatccaaaagaccgaccagatctaaatcatatgtaattacatgagcccttttatgatattttaatatcaaatgacaaaatcacattgaatggatgaatttttttttgtaaatcccaagattacgggtcttatacatgcgtttgtactaattcaatgataatatcatattatacttgtcatgcataaaaatatgagggcatagtaagcatgcaagatttaatgaaagatttgtgtctatgacttcatctttcacagtttattagatttatcataataacatgtaatgatattcatagcactttataagagtgagggatctcaattttctttaattaaaaatggaataagaaaggggaggaaacttatctttttcatcataaaattccagatttaatatagaaaactatttcccaccaatatatggagaactgtatctttggatagatttgttgtactgattgagccaaagtttgagattgtgatttctattctgttgactccattgttttgttctttgtgaaactctatacaatcaagattttgtgatcttctgtttgttagagatccacgatcaccgcaccaattgataacttgtggaaaaatccttgatcggagcacttccctgtgaggcgccgttgggatcggccggagacactccgatgccaaagtcagtaatatttctgagaataaactgtaagcacaaaagtagagaatcagtaagtgtacctttgatcctaggaagctggggtatttatataggtttctgtaaccttcagcattaatggggaagcaggtgaagagttgtgccattactcatctttgattgctatcaattctccattaatcccagcatttatcattaaaaccctcagagttgaggtattcgaacagtcaaatctttattcccctttaatgactattaattgccatttaattgtatttattcccattcatggatggtaataaaggcgccttttggtattcttggatccgtcaaggcgtatgtacgctctccttgagaacaatggcgggtctccattactcgctctcatcgggcgtatctcgttatggcgtatctcgccatggtccacgtggtgtggcataatgctagaaactccttccttttcctcattatttgcatattcacccctgcattaattatcattaattccacattaatcatgcataaatatctcttttagaagaaataatggtttgtcattatctctattaattttcccttatttcttattcaagaataatttgggttgttatcaagcAGGATAAAGTTTAATAGAGGGTTCtgtttattttgtatttttttgcaAGTGCTAGTTGAAGATACTGTTAAATTTTGGGTAAGTTGCTCAATATATGATGATTACCTTTCAAACCTGGCAAGCGTAATGGCAGAATGGCCCAAGTAGCCAAATTAATGGGTACAGAGCAAAAAATGcgtgaaaaaataataataataataatgaacgAAAAGAATTATTCAAAATGACACAAATAAATAAGTtcgccaaaaaaaaaaaaaaaactagatatAAGACTTTGTTTCCAGTAGCCTACAACAATTGTTATTCTTCATTCAAAACTTGATTgttgttttcttcttcttatgtAATCAAAATTTGCTGAATCTCGTTAAACTTTTGTGTACTTGCGAAGTTTAACTCGCTATTTTATCTCTTTAGCTTTCATCTTACTATTTGTTACCGCAACAATTAGTATCATAGCCTAGTTATAATGAGTATGCACTGTCAGTTGTTGATTTAGATAGTTGAAATGCAAGTGTGAAGTAAAGTGTTTAGGACTCCAAATTGGAAGAATATGAGATGAATGAAAGGTGTGTATGCGAGAAGGATCCATTAACATGTTATCTTAAGAATATGAGATGAATGAGGGTGTGGAAGGAAAAAGTTTGCAAGGATCAATAACAAGAGATTATTTGATTCAGAAGGGAATTCCCTAAGACATAGATGACCACCGCAAAATATTTTTTGGTATCTATTTTCCAACAcaacttttaaaacaaaacttatagattttaaaatatatggtaaataatttattagttctcactttttatataacacattgtttaatcctctattttgaaaaatatattataaatcccTATCATTTGTCACCATTAACACTTTGAccattttgtctattttttagatttttaaccaaatATATCTTAGTTTTCAGGACAATCATAGTGTATACAAAATGACTGTTACTTTCTATCTacggtaagtttttttttttttttaaaataaacagAAAGACCATAAGGTTAATATTGACTGATGGAGAccttataatgtatttttttgAAATAGGAAGACTAAAAAAATGTGTTTTGTTAAGTATAACATTACACTATTTTATACATTAAAAGTAAGCATGATCTTTATAGTAACTTGCACCACAGAAATAAGAATGAGAAGTCACATTTTTACCGAATTAGCTATAGCTTTACTTGAAAAATTCGACTCCATTGCTGACAGCATTCTTAAAGCTGTAATTCAACAATCATAACCATAATTTGggagaaaaataaaagagataAAATAGAACAAATAAATCATTACAAATCTCTTCTGTTTAAGCATTTATTTTAAGAAGAATAGAAAAAATAGTATAATACAAGGAATATAAAGGGGGAAGGTTAAATGTTCAACTATCCTTGTGTTACTTTGATCTTCAGTCTTCATACTCtgtttcttcatcatcatcctcATTATTATCCCCATATCTCCATCCATCCTCTCCATTGTCACGATCTTCCTCCTCTGTTTCCTCACTATCTTCTTCTTCGTACGTCTCTTCCTTAACAGGCCAAGCTTTTTTCGCCACATTCAAAGTGGCACACGATGGACTAGAGCCTTTCCTTTGCGTCAGTTTTGAAGGAGGCATCTTCAAGTTTGGTTTTGCGCGGCTCTGTTTCTGACTTTTCCCACGCTTCTCAGTATAAGCATCTTGATCGCTACCCTCGTCCATGTCATTGTCCAAATTTGGCGATACATGCTCAGCATTTTCATCAGGATGCTCTTTACGAAGATGGAGTTTAAGCTTGTATTCATGTATGTAGGCCTTCATACACCCATCATAAGGACAAGCATAAGGTCGATCCGATGAAGCTGAACCATAGGTCGCTGATGTAGGCTTTGCAACTTTAACAATCTTCTCCACAGGGGTGGAAAATTTCACCGGTACTTCTGGAGTAGAATGCTGCAATACTCGTGCAGATACTGAACATCAGATTACTATATTgcataggaaaaaaaaaacatactatTGAAATAACACACGAAAACGGTCGGCCTGCAAGAGAGAACTTATAGCGAAACAAAGTATCAGTAACATAAACTAACCTTTTCATGATGAGCTGAAATGTGATTTTTCAGCTTGTATTCATGAGCATATCTCTTCCCGCATTCTGGATATGGACAAATATGGTAGTTTTCTTGTGAATGTGTTTTCATATGTGACCTCAAGTTGAAGTCCAGGGAAAATGCCTGAAGTTAGAATAATCAAATTCAGAAAACATGAACATCGGGCGTAAAGGTACAAAGTAGCATCTTCAGAGTACATAGGATGATCACCTTACCACAGCCTTCATGAGGACATACAAAATCTCTTGCTCCTGTGTGAATTAAAAAGTGTCTTTTCAACTTTGAACTATCCAAAAATTTCTGAAATATCAAGGCATAGCAATTTAGCACCTTTAGAAAAGATAAATTATAATAGCAAAAGAAATTTTTTGAAACCGTGAAGTAGATTTAACTTTCAAGGTTCTTTTAAACAACCATAATACCcttagaaaattttaaagataCTAATTTTGGCACCTTTCCGCATCCTTCATAATGACAAACATATTGCCTCTCTCCATGGATATTTGAATGCTTTCTCAAAGCACCAGCATCTATGAAGGTTTTCCCGCAACCTTCATAACTGCATAGGAAAAGAACCTCAGTGGTAGGTTCTGGTTCTGGCTCTGGTGCTGGTGGTTCTTTCGCCTTCTCCTTCAGGGCCTTCAATTGGTTCTCTATATAATATATAAGCAGAAGTAAGAgtaatcaaatcaaaatcttaaaGCCTCAACATCAAATTCCTTCAAACCTACTCTAGAGGTTTATCCTTGTACATCAAACCCAGAAACCACCCAAAACTGGATCAAACCCACACCATTATGCTAAACGAACATTGTTTAAGGCTGTGACTTTCTGAAACAAAAAGGATGAGAAAAGGAAATGTATTGTCAATTGTAGACACGTTTTCTGCATTTAATGAAATTTATTCTTTACTAGATTCATCTTCTTTCCTGATTTCCTTCATCTCTACCAAGCATAGCCTAAAACAAAGTGCAAGCACCAATCAGAACAAGACAAACAACCACTCAATTAACAAAAACATAAcacaatttaaatttttaaaatattttcaaaatctGAAAAGCAGATGGCACAATTTTCCGTGTGTTACAAAAATCATGGATGTTGACTATGTATAATTGCACGGAGAATACTATAAGATGACACATCTTTGATTTCATCAACAAAGTCTCGTAATCACCAAACCTTAACTTTTGACTCCAAATAACCAAACCTTAATCCTAACTAGTTGAGATCGGCTTTATGGATTCTTCCTTTCATTCATTCTTGCTCCTTATAAGATCCTCTAAAAGAGGTAACAATCAAAGGTCATTTTCAATAACTTTCATTCAAAGTTAATCTCAGTGTTCCTCTCTCCTTTTCAGTTATATCAAGTTCATAACTTTTGATTCCCAAGGTAGTTGTAAATTCCAATTTAATTTTCTAGATAACACAAAAAGCAATGCAAAAGTAGTTTTATCATATTCCCCACATACAACCTACAGAGAGACCAACACAAATTCAGCCTAGGGGCGAAAAAGTTAATATCCTGCTCTTTTCAAACATTTAAGCACCCAATTGTGTAAATTGCTTGCCAGTTGCCACTTCTTTCCGAGAACAGTATATGATTGGAtactataaaatataaataaatgaattcaGGAAATTAAAACATTGTTTAGATGTTTAATGAGTAAACTGAAAAAATCAGAGAACTGTTAATTATTAACCAGCTTCTTTACCCACCAAGATTGGTGGAATTTGTCTGTGAGCATCAAAAATTCTATATCTTAAAATTActctttttttctctctttcttacTAATCACTTGATTTAAAAACTAACAATG
The DNA window shown above is from Euphorbia lathyris chromosome 1, ddEupLath1.1, whole genome shotgun sequence and carries:
- the LOC136232790 gene encoding zinc finger transcription factor YY1-like isoform X3, translating into MENQFAHNLFERRPIFKSKAPSVKWIKEWVPQDVVATGGKCFVMKWVTENQLKALKEKAKEPPAPEPEPEPTTEVLFLCSYEGCGKTFIDAGALRKHSNIHGERQYVCHYEGCGKEQEILYVLMKAVAFSLDFNLRSHMKTHSQENYHICPYPECGKRYAHEYKLKNHISAHHEKHSTPEVPVKFSTPVEKIVKVAKPTSATYGSASSDRPYACPYDGCMKAYIHEYKLKLHLRKEHPDENAEHVSPNLDNDMDEGSDQDAYTEKRGKSQKQSRAKPNLKMPPSKLTQRKGSSPSCATLNVAKKAWPVKEETYEEEDSEETEEEDRDNGEDGWRYGDNNEDDDEETEYED
- the LOC136232790 gene encoding zinc finger transcription factor YY1-like isoform X1, which produces MENQFAHNLFERRPIFKSKAPSVKWIKEWVPQDVVATGGKCFVMKWVTENQLKALKEKAKEPPAPEPEPEPTTEVLFLCSYEGCGKTFIDAGALRKHSNIHGERQYVCHYEGCGKKFLDSSKLKRHFLIHTGARDFVCPHEGCGKAFSLDFNLRSHMKTHSQENYHICPYPECGKRYAHEYKLKNHISAHHEKHSTPEVPVKFSTPVEKIVKVAKPTSATYGSASSDRPYACPYDGCMKAYIHEYKLKLHLRKEHPDENAEHVSPNLDNDMDEGSDQDAYTEKRGKSQKQSRAKPNLKMPPSKLTQRKGSSPSCATLNVAKKAWPVKEETYEEEDSEETEEEDRDNGEDGWRYGDNNEDDDEETEYED
- the LOC136232790 gene encoding zinc finger transcription factor YY1-like isoform X2, coding for MDQGVREVVGFSHYFLRVPQDVVATGGKCFVMKWVTENQLKALKEKAKEPPAPEPEPEPTTEVLFLCSYEGCGKTFIDAGALRKHSNIHGERQYVCHYEGCGKKFLDSSKLKRHFLIHTGARDFVCPHEGCGKAFSLDFNLRSHMKTHSQENYHICPYPECGKRYAHEYKLKNHISAHHEKHSTPEVPVKFSTPVEKIVKVAKPTSATYGSASSDRPYACPYDGCMKAYIHEYKLKLHLRKEHPDENAEHVSPNLDNDMDEGSDQDAYTEKRGKSQKQSRAKPNLKMPPSKLTQRKGSSPSCATLNVAKKAWPVKEETYEEEDSEETEEEDRDNGEDGWRYGDNNEDDDEETEYED